Genomic window (Phocoena phocoena chromosome 20, mPhoPho1.1, whole genome shotgun sequence):
CGGGAGGTTTGGATTCCTGGGTTCTCAAAGGAGAAGAGAGCTGGGGGCCTGCGTTCTCAAAAGAGGGGTTCTGTGGGTGGCTTCCTCTATCCTCGAAGGAGGAAGGGCCTGGAGGTCGGGATTCCTGTGTTGTCCCAGGAGAGGAGCTGAGGGTAGGACTCCTTGATCCTCGACAACTGGGGACTGGGTGGGGAGGCTGTGGATCCTTGGATCCTCtaagggggaggggctgggggcccggaCTCCTGGGTTCTCACTGGgaacctctgcccctcccccagaacATGTCGCCTGAAGAATGGACATATCTAGTGGTTCTTCTTATCTCTATCCCCATCGGCTTCCTCTTTAAGAAGGCTGGTGAGTCAGGTTCCCTCCCCAGTGGAAAATAAACGGGGGGGGGGGCCcgggctggggacccctggaaGGTTCCATGCTTATGCTGTGCCTTCTCCCTGCAGGACCTGGGCTGAAGAGATGGGGGGCAGCAGCTGTGGGCCTAGGGCTCACCTTGTTCACCTGTGGTCCCCACACTTTGCATTCTCTGGTCACCATCCTTGGGACGTGGGCGCTCATTCAGGCCCAGCCCTGGTGAGgatttggtggggggaggagggggagatggaGGGGGTGGAGGAAGCGACCTGTTTCCCCTTggggtctttctctgtctccatctccggATGTCTCTTGTTTATCTCTAGATTCTCTGTGTCATTTGTCTggtctgtttcttcctctcctgcctttTTCTGGGTCTTTGTCCCTGTGTGTTTGTCCTGGTCCTTTACATGCATGTCGTGGATTCAGGAGAGAGGAGGACGTTACTAGTCTGCTGGCCCTGCCACCGTTGGTATtggtattctctctctctctctctctctctgtttctccctccctctttctctctccacctcccctctctccctctccctccctccctccctccctccctccctcccagaaaAAATGGAGGATTGAAGGGTCTTCACCCTGAAGCCTCTCTTAACccccttctcattttcttctctgttgctGCGCATTTCTGTGTGGCTGTTTCAGTCGTGCTCATTCCATACCCGCCGCCCCTCATCTTCTGTCTCTGAacgtggggaggtggggaaggattTGTAGCTGGAATCTAGGGGCGGCTGAGGCAAGATGTCCTGCACCCCTGCACCCAGCACAGCACGCCTCTTGCCTTTGCCCAGCTCCTGCCACGCCCTGGCCCTAGCCTGGACCTTCTCATATCTGCTCTTCTTCCGAGCGCTCAGCCTGCTGGGCCTGCCCACTCCCACACCCTTCACCAATGCCGTCCAGCTGCTGCTGACACTGAAGGTCAGACTCCCCTCCAGCCCTCGCGGTGTGCCAGTTAACCACCCCAACTTTACCTTCTCCTCCCAGCCACTCCGtgggaggcagaggaagggggatGGTCTCTCCCACACACCCTGCCGGGGGCGGGGCTTCACCTCTCAGCTCTTCCCCGAGGTAAAGAAGTATCCAAAGTTACATAACTGTGGGTGCCATGTGGTGTCTGAGCTAAAGTGCATCTTTGTAGCAAGCCATTTTGCAAAGGACAACCAGCTCTGGGGAGGTAGCACTTAGTTAAGGACACAAAACCAGGACACCACGTCCGGCTCTCCATGACCTGGGAAGATGGGTGAAaacagattcccaggccccacccccggCGGGAACGTAAAGTCGTGCGTTCCTGCTATGTGCTACGTATCAGTGAACAGAACGGTCATGTGAGGTGGTGAATGAGGTTTCCTCAGCATCCTGTGTTCCCATCGGGAGCTGGAGAAAGAGCCTTTCGGGACATAGGGACCAGCGTGTGTGGAAGGGGGCAGGCTGAGTCCCATCGGCAGTGGACAAGCCACATGGACCATCCATCAGGAGCGGGAAAGAGCACAGGCAGCCCAGGCCAAACCATGCAGGGCCCCGTTGGCTAAGGTGAGGGGTCCCAACTTCTTCCTGTGAGGGCCCAAGATCCACTGCAAGAGGTTTTTTGATTTGTTGCCAGAAGAGGTAGTGTGACCAGATTCACAGGTTTAAACATCCTTCCTCCCGATGCTGCGCGAGTTGAAGCAGAAAGGGCAAGATGGGGTGATGTGGGACTCTTTTATCAAAGTCCAGCTGGCGAACAGTGGTGGCTTGATGCAGGCCTGTGGGGAGGTCAGTCAGGGCCCCACCAGGAAGCCCGGCATTTAGGAGAGATTGAGGGCGGGATGGGGAGAGGTCCTGGGCCCCAGGGCACGAGAGGAGGGGCAGGTAGTGGAGCTGGGAAGGAAGAAGACTTGGGTAGAGCCCCCCAGTTCAAGAAGGTTATCGAGGGTCACGGCCAGCCCAAGGTGATCTTATCAATACAAGGGAATAAAAACCCAAGCCTCACTCCTGCCTTCCTCCATCTCTGCCTGGGGCTCTGTGCCAACTAAACCCAGGGGGAAGCTGGGAGACACAGGCCCGTGGATGTTGAGCCGGCCTGGGGTCTGTGCGGAGAAGGGTAGAGAGCAGATCTGAAGAAGGAGCCCGAACATATTCAGCCCAGTGGTGGAGGCAAAGCGAGAGGGACAGACTCCAGAGACTTAAGGGATTCGATTCGGGGAGTGAGGAAGGTTTCCAACCTAAGCAATTAACTGGATGGTGGTGGTATTTGCTGATGGCAGAAACTAGAAGAAGACCCACTTTGGGGAGAGGCTAATACCGTGTTGTACCTTGGATGTGTTCAATTCGAGGTGCCTGGAAGATATCAAGTATTAATGACGAgaggtagctttttttttcttcttctcttttgttttttgatctcgccacatggcttgtgggatcttagttccccgaccggggatcaccaaacctgggccccagcagtgaaagcgtgagtcctaaccactggaccgccagggaattccctagaggcAGCTGATGAAAAGGCTTGGGGCTTGGAGGAGAAGTCCCACCGGGTTACACTGTGGGTGGTATCTAAAGTCACAAACTGCAGGAGAACCCAGAAAGATGGAActcagagaaaaaagacagaggGGTCCAGGAGTGAGCCCTGCGAGAGTCACCAAGAAGCCCTTACTCACGACTAGGTGCCCAGAGCTGCCCGTGTAGAGCAGAGCCTCAGCGCCCATCTGCGCGGGGCTGCAGCAGCTGTTGGCTGCCCAGAGAGGTAGTGAAAGGGAGGTGGGTGAGAGGAAGCCCGGGTCTGACCTGTCCTTCCCTACACCCCTTCCTCCCAGCTGGTGAGTCTGGCCAGTGAAGTACAGGACCTGCACGTGGCCCAGAGGAAGGAAATGGCCTCAGGCTTCAGCAAGGGGCCCAGCCTGGGGCTGCTGCCTGACGTACCCTCTCTGATGGAGACGCTCAGCTACAGCTACTGCTACGTGGGAATCATGACAGGTGAGCGTGCCCGCCCCGCAGGCCTGCCTCCGCAGCGCCTCACCCTCTGTCTCCATCCTCTGCCTGGAGTTTGGTGCCTGTTCATGTTCCCACGTTCCATTCCAGCATCTGCTGCTCTGAGGGTAAGCATCTATGCCCGAGTCCGTGTCTGACTCTCCCGCCTGGTCCCAGGGCCCCTCCAGAGTAGAGACTGTTCTCAGCCTCAGTGATTCCTTATAACTTTTGGGGAGCAAACAGgagataaaaaggagaaagatctACATCACCCTAACATTTCTGCTGCCCGGGCAACGAGCATTCACAGGTTATGATCCCATTTTtagtttcagaaaatatttttcactaaTGTTGACCTCTTAGAAGGTGTTCCTAGCAACTGTATTGAGCTGTGATCACCACGCTCACCTGCTTGTAACCACAACCAGCTTGCTGGCTTTTAGTCtgttcacagagctgtgcaaccatcactgccATGTAATTTCGTCAAAACCCTGTACAAAGAGCCGTCGTCTCTCAAGCCTCCGTCTGCCCCCATTCCCCGGAAACCACTAACTGACTTTCTACCTCTATATATTTGCCTATCCTGAACATTTATGAGTGGGATCATACAGTGTGTGGTCTTCTGTGACGTGTAAGACGTTTAACACTTCTGTTAACCCCACTCTGCTCCCTCCCTAGGCCAAGAACAGTCTCCTCTTTTCCGACACTGCCCCTCTGCAGCCCCTCCCTGCTCAGTGGCCAGAGGGGTCTCATGAAAAGGCATAATGATAATCCAGCACTTCCCTGGTGGGAGAGCCAATACTGGTTTCCTAGCGCTTAGAACAAAACTCAAAGTCCTCATCAGATCCCCCAAGGGTCCCGCCCCTACCACCCTCTCATTTCTTCTCACACCACTCTTCCTCTGTACATGCACTGCTGCACTTCCTGTCACTCCTTCATACCCagctcacccccagccccatccctccAGGTCCGGTCTGTCTGTCTCCATCTGTCTCCGTGTCTCCATACCCCTCATTCTCAGGCTCTGTGTCCCTTTCCATAAGTGTgtgtccctctttatttcctgccGAGTCCCTTGTCCTCCCCTTTCTCCGCTTCCttgtccctttctctctgggtttcatacccccactcccctctctgcttctctctctccttcctctctccctggtcCACCTCAGCTCCCGAATCTCTGGTCCATcttccccgtcccccaaccccgCCCCGAGACTGGagctctccccgccccccatgTGTACGGTGTCTGACCAGATGCCCTGCCTCCCGCCGCAGGCCCGTTCTTCCGCTACCGCACGTACCTGGACTGGCTGGAGCAGCCCTTCCCCGGGGCCGTGCCCAGCCTGCGGCCCCTGCTGCGGCGCGCCTGGCCGGCCCCGCTCTTCGGCCTGCTCTTCCTGCTCTCCTCCCACCTGTTCCCGCTGGAGGCCGTGCGTGAGGACGCCTTCTACGCCCGCCCGCTGCCCGCCCGCCTCTTCTACATGATCCCCGTCTTCTTCGCCTTCCGCATGCGCTTCTACGTGGCCTGGATTGCCGCCGAGTGCGGCTGCATTGCCGCCGGCTTCGGGGCCTACCCCGTGGCCGCCAAAGCCCGGGCCGGGGGCGGCCCCACCCTCCAATGCCCACCCCCCAGCAGGTCAGGCGGCGGGAGGGAGGTGTCCCAAGACCCGGCAGGCCCAATCACCGCGGGCTGGCCCTGCCCCTAGCAGGGAGGATAGCGGGGAGCAGGGGGGGGCAGGTCTCCCACCTGTTGTCAGCAGAGTGTCACCCTCAGCCACCACAGCCCGCCTTCCCCTGTCCTAAGGAAACAGTAGTCCTGATACGTACGGATTGCCCCCTGTTGCTAGCGCTTGTCCCCCCTTGGGATGGTGAATTGCTCTCTGTTGCTAGGAAAAGGAAGGTGTTACAGCAATCACACGCTGTCCCTCTGTTGCCGTGGAAGCGACACCCCAGTAACCCAGTTGTTCCTGGTTGCTCAGGGTGCCATCGTTGGGCAGTGAGGAGTAGCCCTTTGTTGCTAGGGAGAACATTCCCTAGCAACAGCACTGCCCCTTCCTGCCAGAAAGCTGCTCTTTGTTGCTACGGAAACGGCATCCCCTGAACTGCCCCTTTGTTGCTGGGAGTGAGCACACCCCTCCCCATGGGATGTCGTCACGTAACAGCCTGCTGTTGCCCTCTTTTTCTATGGAAATGGCATCCTTGACCGTGCTGTCCTCTAGCAGAGGGGACACCATTCCTAGCAACTGCAAGTCGCCTTCCTACTGTTGCCCAGGAAATCCCCTGGTAACTATCAATTAGCCTTGTTGCTGGCAAAACTAGCCGCCTAGCTCCTTCATCACTAgataagtcacacagctagtaactaCAGACTCTTGTTGCTAAGGATATGTTGCTCCTTTGTTACTAGGGAAATGGCACTCCTAGCAACCAGGAATGGCCTGTCCCTCTGTCCCTAGCGGTCATGGTCAGCTTTCAGGCTGGGGCTGGGAAAGCAGCCCTTTGGTGTAAATTCTGAGCTACTCGTTCTTACAAGGGTTGGGCAATCCCCTAGTAGTCACAAAGTGCCATCCATTGCAGGGGAGGTGGCCCCCCCTGCAGATTTCCTGCCACTGCCATAGTAGAAGGTATCCCCCAGAAGATGCCAAGCAGGAACTGAAGGCTTTTCTAAACCTTCTGGGCCCCGCCCCTAATGGATGCCCCCCTTCCATGATCGGAAGCTGCCAACGGTTCAGGTGGGCCGAGGATATCCCCCACTTCTGGGGGGGGGGTTGGCACCAGTGACCCAGGAACCACAGTATTACTGGAGATGACCCTTATAGAACAATCCTGGGGACCAATAGCCAGAGAAGGCCCCTTCAGGAAGCTTTTCTAAACATCCTAGGCCTTGTTGCTAAGGAATGCCCTTCCCCTAGCAACAGAGACCATCAAGGTGTCAGGCGGGCCTAAAACATCTCCCCAGCAACCACGGACCACCTCATTGTTAGGGATGCTGCTTCCCTAACAACCGAAGTGTCCAACAATTTAGGATGGACTACTTGGAGGCTTCTCTGAATATGCTGAGCTTGGTTGCTAAGGAACGGCCTTTCCCTAGCATCTGAGACCATTGGCAGGTCAGGTTGCTAAGGACTCATAGCTTAGCAACCGTGGCCCTTCCAGACTTTTCCTGGCTGTTGCAGGCCCCCTTACCAAAGAGGAGAACCCTATTGCTGATGAACTGTGCACTTCCCAAAAACGCTCAGTCTGGGCTACCCCTCCCCTGTTGCCCTAGCAAACGTGATAGCCAGAGAACTGTTGCCTGGCCAGGATCCCCTCCTTAGCATCCGGGGCTGGGACAGTAGCCAGAGTCAGGAGGGGGC
Coding sequences:
- the MBOAT7 gene encoding lysophospholipid acyltransferase 7 isoform X1; the protein is MSPEEWTYLVVLLISIPIGFLFKKAGPGLKRWGAAAVGLGLTLFTCGPHTLHSLVTILGTWALIQAQPCSCHALALAWTFSYLLFFRALSLLGLPTPTPFTNAVQLLLTLKLVSLASEVQDLHVAQRKEMASGFSKGPSLGLLPDVPSLMETLSYSYCYVGIMTGPFFRYRTYLDWLEQPFPGAVPSLRPLLRRAWPAPLFGLLFLLSSHLFPLEAVREDAFYARPLPARLFYMIPVFFAFRMRFYVAWIAAECGCIAAGFGAYPVAAKARAGGGPTLQCPPPSSPEKAASTEYDYETIRNIDCYGTDFCVRVRDGMRYWNMTVQWWLAQYIYKSAPARSYVFRSAWTMLLSAYWHGLHPGYYLSFLTIPLCLAAEGQLESAFRGRLSPRGQKAWDWVHWFLKMRAYDYMCMGFVLLSLGETLRYWASIYFCIHVLALVALGLGLALGGGSPSRRKTTPPATSLASGKLREE
- the MBOAT7 gene encoding lysophospholipid acyltransferase 7 isoform X2, which produces MGGSSCGPRAHLVHLWSPHFAFSGHHPWDVGAHSGPALLVSLASEVQDLHVAQRKEMASGFSKGPSLGLLPDVPSLMETLSYSYCYVGIMTGPFFRYRTYLDWLEQPFPGAVPSLRPLLRRAWPAPLFGLLFLLSSHLFPLEAVREDAFYARPLPARLFYMIPVFFAFRMRFYVAWIAAECGCIAAGFGAYPVAAKARAGGGPTLQCPPPSSPEKAASTEYDYETIRNIDCYGTDFCVRVRDGMRYWNMTVQWWLAQYIYKSAPARSYVFRSAWTMLLSAYWHGLHPGYYLSFLTIPLCLAAEGQLESAFRGRLSPRGQKAWDWVHWFLKMRAYDYMCMGFVLLSLGETLRYWASIYFCIHVLALVALGLGLALGGGSPSRRKTTPPATSLASGKLREE